In Dromiciops gliroides isolate mDroGli1 chromosome 4, mDroGli1.pri, whole genome shotgun sequence, one DNA window encodes the following:
- the LOC122752771 gene encoding zinc finger protein 217-like, which yields MPTQPLLAYIDGPNVIGSTVDSHTEINDTAISIKGTNTISYKNLQDKFLIQAEGCMLLEQTFKHPEDLSKHVLMQHQPTLCEPEVLHVEAEYLSPLDKSQVRTESLKENGKDNEEFSCEACGQTFGGAFDVKTHMKKHKDSFIYWCSVCGRRFKEPWFLKNHMRRHTGKPGSRNKLQQGLDSPITINEVVQDKVGEVVTSPYKICMVCGFLFPNKESLIEHSKVHTKESVSTTEIQTIDSSEGGMSSQREEFLQFLNLRPNPTPEKIKKPVKWISALDPFNTYQAWQLATKGKVAVGCGEVKEPGQVASTDKDDSCSDKEECGEIWSANKSQKSKTNKKNCAGIGFSQDKEKRKHASGEVPSVDVDPKLTHNKQKPTHCSECGKVFRTYHQLVLHSRVHKKKRRTDAESPTSIEGRQHRTYSPDLATALDGNGTMDRVECGSENGSEDGLSEVLHLDKNEDGLESRKIKHLASSRECSYCRKYFRSNYLNIHLRTHTGEKPYKCEFCEYSAAQKNSLRYHLERHHKDKQIDITTKVKNDGKNSLLSRETEDMLLTTDSAQTKNLKRLFNGAKDTKGCTPAKQHKEMPSAFQNVLGSVHSAINKDTQDSSKNSVDDSSDKMNKSIVTPYLDKLKKKSLIEPQANNPVYKTEKDIFSGRGDPIHESEVNSTDEVKESTPNCKHKPSMDFEEEPLNLSTRSTPERATVSVSRGLLSTSTCPFCTYRTLYPEVLVMHQRLMHKYNPDVHENGRNKSSVKSRRTGCPPALLGKDVPPLSTNSHKSKISLVTQSKSLHPEKGKQCPPLPSKIPLSSGIDSSTLAPSNLKFHRPQQNIGAQAGVIRQQSEILLKTGSSPVPDRIKTPEAKLKSLSMFPQLGIVGSNGNSSFYYPLKSDTPWSSNQGQEYFCNQNVGNANVEFGEPSSKRVKSNVIALELDSATVANYRREYDINRYLVANIIANRLPQDCPCPLASVLPTKQGLLNSNEVDSPNVLTVLKSYEPYGPGPLYSSCGSSGSQASSSAIEGKRPMSYQQLSNSMLQKRNYENLITNTHY from the coding sequence ATGCCAACTCAACCTCTCTTAGCCTATATTGATGGGCCAAATGTTATAGGCAGTACAGTTGATTCCCATACGGAAATTAATGATACAGCAATATCAATCAAAGGGACCAACACAATTTCTTACAAAAACCTGCAGGATAAATTTTTGATACAAGCAGAAGGATGTATGCTTTTAGAACAGACTTTTAAACATCCAGAAGATCTTAGTAAGCATGTCTTAATGCAACATCAACCCACACTTTGTGAACCAGAAGTTCTCCATGTTGAAGCTGAGTATCTTAGTCCTCTTGACAAAAGTCAAGTGAGAACAGAGTCTCTGAAGGAGAATGGTAAAGACAATGAAGAATTCAGCTGTGAAGCCTGTGGGCAAACATTTGGTGGAGCCTTTGATGTTAAGACCCACATGAAAAAACATAAGGACTCTTTCATTTACTGGTGTAGTGTATGTGGAAGAAGATTCAAAGAACCTTGGTTCCTTAAAAATCATATGAGAAGACACACTGGCAAACCTGGGTCCAGAAACAAATTACAGCAAGGCTTAGATAGTCCAATAACAATAAATGAAGTTGTACAGGATAAAGTAGGTGAAGTTGTCACATCACCTTACAAAATCTGCATGGTTTGTGGCTTCCTATTTCCAAATAAAGAAAGCCTAATTGAGCACAGTAAAGTACACACCAAAGAATCTGTTTCTACTACTGAAATACAAACTATTGACTCGAGTGAAGGAGGAatgtcatctcagagggaagaatttcttcaatttctaaaTTTGAGACCAAACCCAACAcctgaaaaaattaagaaacctGTAAAATGGATTTCTGCGTTAGATCCATTTAATACATACCAAGCATGGCAGTTGGCTACCAAAGGCAAAGTTGCTGTTGGCTGTGGAGAAGTGAAAGAACCAGGACAAGTAGCAAGTACAGACAAGGATGATTCATGTTCTGATAAAGAAGAATGTGGAGAGATTTGGAGTGCCAACAAAAGCCAAAagtccaaaacaaataaaaaaaattgtgcaGGAATTGGCTTTTcacaagacaaagaaaagaggaaacacGCTAGTGGTGAAGTGCCTTCAGTGGATGTGGATCCCAAATTAACACATAATAAACAGAAACCAACACATTGCTCAGAGTGTGGCAAGGTTTTTAGAACATACCATCAGCTAGTCCTTCATTCAAgagttcataaaaaaaaaaggagaactgATGCTGAATCTCCAACTTCTattgagggaagacaacacagaacATATTCTCCAGATTTAGCCACAGCTCTTGATGGAAATGGAACAATGGATCGAGTGGAATGTGGTTCTGAAAATGGATCAGAAGACGGACTTTCTGAAGTACTTCATTTAGATAAAAATGAAGATGGCTTGGAAAGCAGAAAAATTAAACATCTTGCTTCATCCAGAGAGTGTAGCTATTGCAGAAAGTATTTCCGTTCAAATTACCTCAATATTCATCTCAGAACTCATACAGGTGAAAAACCATACAAGTGTGAATTTTGTGAATATTCTGCAGCTCAGAAAAACTCTCTGAGGTATCATCTGGAGAGACATCACAAGGACAAGCAAATTGATATTACCACTAAAGTGAAGAATGATGGCAAAAACTCACTACTGAGTCGAGAAACTGAAGATATGCTGTTAACAACTGATAGTGCTCAAACCAAAAATTTGAAAAGGCTTTTTAATGGTGCCAAAGATACTAAAGGCTGTACACCTGCAAAACAACATAAAGAAATGCCTTCTGCCTTTCAAAATGTTTTGGGAAGTGTACATTCAGCCATAAACAAGGATACTCAGGATTCCAGTAAAAACTCAGTTGATGACAGTTCTGATAAAATGAACAAAAGCATAGTCACTCCATACTTggacaaattaaaaaagaaatcactaaTTGAACCTCAGGCAAATAACCCTGTTTATAAAACAGAGAAGGACATTTTTTCTGGCAGAGGAGATCCTATCCATGAAAGTGAAGTAAATAGCACAGATGAAGTAAAAGAGAGTACTCCTAACTGCAAACATAAACCAAGCATGGACTTTGAGGAAGAGCCTTTGAATTTGTCCACTAGGTCTACTCCAGAACGTGCCACTGTTTCTGTCAGCAGAGGTTTATTATCAACAAGCACCTGTCCATTTTGTACTTACAGAACATTGTACCCAGAAGTTCTAGTGATGCATCAGAGATTAATGCACAAATATAATCCTGATGTTCATGAAAATGGTAGAAATAAGTCTTCAGTCAAAAGTAGGCGTACTGGATGCCCACCAGCTTTACTTGGAAAAGATGTGCCTCCCTTATCTACTAATTCTCATAAATCTAAGATTTCTCTAGTAACTCAGTCAAAGTCactgcatccagagaaagggaAACAGTGCCCACCCTTGCCAAGCAAAATTCCACTTTCTTCGGGAATAGACTCTAGCACTTTAGCCCCTAGCAACCTGAAGTTTCACAGACCACAACAGAATATTGGTGCTCAAGCAGGTGTGATTAGACAGCAGTCAGAAATACTTTTGAAAACCGGTTCTTCTCCAGTCCCTGACAGAATAAAAACACCAGAGGCAAAATTAAAATCTTTGAGCATGTTTCCTCAGCTTGGCATAGTAGGCAGTAATGGCAATAGTTCCTTTTACTATCCTCTTAAAAGTGACACTCCGTGGTCTAGTAATCAAGGACAAGAATATTTCTGCAATCAAAATGTAGGCAATGCCAATGTGGAATTTGGTGAACCCTCTTCAAAAAGAGTGAAATCTAATGTCATTGCTCTTGAACTTGACTCTGCAACAGTAGCCAATTACAGAAGAGAATACGATATCAACAGATACCTTGTTGCGAACATAATTGCAAATCGATTACCTCAGGATTGTCCATGTCCACTTGCATCAGTGCTGCCAACCAAGCAAGggctcctgaattcaaatgaagTTGATTCTCCAAATGTACTGACTGTCCTAAAATCCTATGAGCCATATGGTCCTGGACCACTTTATAGTTCTTGTGGATCTAGTGGTAGTCAAGCATCAAGCTCTGCAATAGAAGGAAAAAGACCCATGTCTTATCAACAGTTATCTAACAGCATGCTGcaaaaaagaaactatgagaATCTTATTACTAACACACATTATTGA